From the Lampris incognitus isolate fLamInc1 chromosome 6, fLamInc1.hap2, whole genome shotgun sequence genome, one window contains:
- the exoc3l1 gene encoding exocyst complex component 3-like protein, whose product MSDGTENGDDKPEDTAPPTEVWPEVERAEHLARGAALKWASGVFCRPEHLERLSQYRKRESQRTTSIHSRLKSVVQSYLEGVGWGLGQLREAKAELKEVSHALQKACIESSRNAEGIKSLETLREMSFNHCQLLAAVSNLPRVYSVRSMVSETERLVESRRLLEAHARLMELERWQDDILWQLHGGAGPARTSGNALSAEDEELVTAYFSGVGRLVEALGKEIWAVVSSGLALARQNPTPFVSAVRIVEREEALDRALLEERSGAGIHTRPLPPGRPRCWRERFFQVLDEAVSTRFRSLSYLHTRGPGLAGHLSALQHGIVADLATVQHLLEHCVPPHYRLTGAYLRASHRCLQLHLAQVSSWELESGEIFAVLNWVLHIYNSPEMMGHPELMAEMEKEKLGPLISLEGLEQLQSKYVQSVRKSVSEWMHKALEVELTDWQRDQEPDTDHEGFYQTSLPTIITQMLEENARVALMIGESLRDQTIQMGLYEMENLLNRFREALVHFGKEHRKEPSNNKNKFYLHYLLASISNCIILKASTESLQNQQSSRSASQFSRTPPNPLAALDRAVRRACHLVMDQLLLELQPFLQGFMTRSWLAHGDPTPKLCQVLERHLELYSRVRPPCRQRLQEESQWLTVVEYVRAVMQKRLVCRSTEERKQLAQRMVQDDQQFRELFHSLEGEGSAPDVNPVALLPVLADFIRLKDPSMLTLEVSGLAAKYPDISEEHVSVLLDIRGDVSRDMRGAVLDLLEQSAPPLPAGYRPIFTDILVPPSTMTFCLPHAKCA is encoded by the exons ATGTCAGACGGGACTGAGAATGGTGATGACAAACCAGAAG ACACAGCGCCCCCAACTGAGGTGTGGCCAGAGGTGGAGCGTGCAGAACATCTGGCACGAGGGGCGGCCTTGAAGTGGGCGTCAGGTGTGTTCTGTCGGCCGGAGCATCTGGAGAGACTGAGCCagtacaggaagagagagagccagaggacTACATCCATACACTCCAGACTCAAG TCCGTGGTCCAGTCGTACCTGGAGGGGGTGGGCTGGGGGCTGGGGCAGCTTCGAGAAGCGAAAGCAGAGCTCAAGGAAGTGTCTCACGCCCTGCAGAAGGCATGTATAGAGTCCAGCCGAAATGCTGAGGGGATCAAGTCTCTTGAGACGCTGAGAGAGATGTCGTTCAATCACTGTCAGCTCCTCGCTGCTGTTAGCAACCTACCCCGGGTCTATTCTG TGCGCAGCATGGTGTCTGAGACGGAGCGCCTGGTGGAGTCTCGTCGGCTCCTTGAGGCCCACGCCCGCCTAATGGAGTTAGAGCGTTGGCAGGATGACATCCTCTGGCAGCTTCATGGAGGAGCGGGGCCCGCCAGAACGTCAGGAAATGCCCTCAGTGCTGAGGATGAGGAGCTGGTTACGGCCTACTTCTCTGGTGTTGGGCGGCTGGTGGAGGCTCTGG GGAAGGAGATATGGGCAGTGGTGAGCAGCGGTCTGGCTCTGGCCCGTCAGAACCCCACTCCTTTTGTATCAGCGGTGCGGATCGTGGAGCGGGAGGAGGCCCTGGACCGAGCCCTACTGGAAGAGAGAAGCGGAGCGGGCATCCACACCCGACCACTGCCACCTGGAAGACCTCGTTGCTGGAGAGAACGCTTCTTCCAG GTGCTAGATGAGGCAGTGTCTACACGATTTCGTAGTTTGTCCTACCTACACACACGTGGACCTGGACTGGCGGGCCACCTGTCTGCCCTTCAGCACGGCATCGTGGCCGACCTGGCTACCGTTCAGCATTTGCTGGAACACTGTGTGCCGCCACATTACCGTTTAACCGGCGCCTACCTGAGGGCCAGCCACCGCTGTCTTCAGCTTCACCTGGCACAG GTCAGCAGCTGGGAGCTGGAGAGTGGCGAAATCTTTGCTGTGCTCAACTGGGTTCTCCATATCTACAACAG CCCAGAAATGATGGGCCATCCGGAGCTGATGGCTGAGATGGAGAAGGAGAAGCTGGGTCCTCTGATATCTCTGGAGGGGCTGGAGCAGTTACAGAGCAAATATGTGCAGAGTGTCAGG AAAAGTGTATCAGAGTGGATGCACAAGGCTCTGGAGGTGGAGTTGACAGACTGGCAGAGAGATCAGGAGCCAGACACCGATCACGAGGGCTTCTACCAGACCAGCCTGCCCACTATTATAACACAG ATGCTGGAGGAGAATGCCCGGGTGGCTCTGATGATTGGGGAATCACTGCGAGACCAGACCATACAGATGGGTCTTTATGAGATGGAGAACCTcctgaacag GTTTCGAGAGGCTCTGGTCCATTTTGGGAAAGAGCATCGCAAGGAGccaagcaacaacaaaaacaagttcTACCTCCATTATCTCCTGGCTTCCATCAGCAACTGCATCATCCTTAA AGCGTCCACCGAGAGCCTGCAGAATCAGCAGTCCTCTCGGTCAGCGAGCCAGTTCTCTCGGACTCCACCCAACCCACTGGCAGCACTTGACCGCGCTGTGAGACGAGCGTGTCACCTGGTGATGGATCAGCTGTTGCTAGAACTTCAACCCTTCCTGCAAGGCTTCATGACCCGCTCCTGGCTGGCCCACGGAGACCCCACCCCCAAGCTCTGCCAGGTGCTGGAGCGACACCTGGAGCTTTACAGCCGTGTACGCCCACCCTGTCGGCAG CGCCTTCAAGAGGAATCCCAGTGGTTGACTGTAGTGGAGTATGTCCGGGCTGTAATGCAGAAGAGGCTGGTGTGCCGGAGCACTGAGGAAAGGAAGCAACTGGCACAGCGCATGGTTCAAGATGACCAGCAGTTCAGAGAGCTCTTTCATAGCTTG GAAGGTGAGGGGTCAGCGCCTGATGTGAACCCTGTTGCCTTACTACCCGTCCTGGCTGATTTCATCCGACTTAAAGACCCCAGCATGCTCACTCTGGAGGTTTCTGGACTAGCTGCAAAGTACCCTGACATCAG TGAGGAGCACGTGTCAGTGCTGTTGGATATACGGGGTGATGTCTCCCGGGACATGAGGGGGGCAGTATTGGATCTGCTGGAGCAAAGCGCCCCTCCCCTCCCTGCAGGATATAGACCTATCTTTACAGACATTTTAGTTCCTCCATCCACTATGACTTTCTGCCTGCCCCATGCCAAGTGTGCATGA